A single region of the Lycium barbarum isolate Lr01 chromosome 2, ASM1917538v2, whole genome shotgun sequence genome encodes:
- the LOC132627848 gene encoding uncharacterized protein LOC132627848, producing the protein MHTKTDSEDTSLAPSSPDHTRRPVYYVQSPSRDSHDGEKTTTSFQSTPVLSPTGSPPHSHSSVGRHSRESSSSRFSGSLKPGSRKISPNDAANGGRNNRKGQKHWKECDVIEEEGLLDDEERSKSIPRRCYFLAFVVGFFVLFSFFSLILWGASRSQKPKITMRSIKFESFRIQAGSDNSGVATDMISMNATVKFRYRNTATFFGVHVTSSPVDLSFSELTIGSGAMKKFYQSRKSQRVVAVSVIGNKIPLYGSGSTLSTPKGATTLPVPLKLNFKLRSRAYVLGKVVKPKFYKTIDCLITFNSQKLNVAIPLKNCTYN; encoded by the exons atgcataccaaaacTGATTCAGAAGATACGAGCTTAGCTCCATCATCACCAGACCATACTCGCCGACCAGTATACTATGTTCAAAGCCCATCACGTGACTCACACGATGGGGAAAAAACAACAACATCGTTTCAATCAACTCCAGTTCTCAGTCCAACGGGTTCACCACCTCATTCTCACTCATCCGTTGGTCGCCACTCACGTGAATCATCTTCCAGTCGATTTTCAGGGTCCCTGAAGCCTGGATCTAGAAAGATTTCACCTAATGATGCTGCAAATGGTGGAAGGAACAACAGGAAAGGACAGAAACACTGGAAGGAATGTGATGTTATTGAAGAAGAAGGGTTGCTTGATGATGAAGAGAGGAGTAAATCTATTCCTAGGCGATGTTATTTTCTTGCGTTTGTTGTTGGGTTTTTTGTTCTGTTTTCGTTCTTTTCGCTTATTCTTTGGGGTGCTAGTCGTTCTCAGAAACCCAAAATCACCATGAGG AGCATAAAATTTGAGAGCTTCAGGATTCAAGCTGGTTCTGATAATTCAGGAGTAGCCACTGATATGATCTCCATGAACGCTACTGTGAAATTCCGTTACCGTAACACTGCTACATTTTTTGGTGTACACGTCACATCATCCCCTGTTGATCTCTCATTTTCAGAACTCACAATTGGCTCTGGAGCA ATGAAGAAATTCTATCAATCAAGAAAGAGCCAAAGAGTTGTAGCCGTATCAGTGATAGGTAACAAGATTCCATTATATGGAAGTGGATCAACTTTGAGCACACCAAAAGGGGCGACGACATTGCCAGTGCCACTGAAATTAAACTTCAAGCTGAGATCAAGAGCTTATGTTTTGGGCAAAGTGGTGAAACCGAAGTTCTACAAGACAATTGATTGCTTAATTACTTTTAATTCCCAGAAACTGAACGTTGCAATTCCACTAAAGAATTGTACCTACAATTGA